The sequence TTTTGATGACGAGTTTGGAAATTAAGTACAGCAGCTCACCAAGCCCTGGTTGATGAAGTATTCAGCGTAGTAGACCAACCCCAAAGGACAGATGAACGGCATCAAGTCCTGCAGACCAGTAGAAAGATAAGGAGTCTGACTTTGATGCTTCTATGAAATATTGCACTTACTTACTTTAATGATATGGAACTTGTCTTGAAGCGTGAGAGGAACATATCTGCTCTCTgctgaaacataaacataaaaacaggCTGGGCTTTTTAACAATAAGAATAAAATGACCGGCTGAGGCAAGGCATTGAGGTAAGGTGCAGGTCTGATTTTGAGAAAAGCACCGGTTGATTTAATAAGGCGTGCTGTGTAATCATGCCACCATATTGAAATAAATGTTGGCTGTTGCGTTGCTACCTCGGCCACATGCTTCCTGCTCCTCGTGGCATTCGTCCATCAGCCGCTGCCTCTCATCTGAAGCCACTGGTTCATCCATCTCTCTCCGCTTCCACTGAGGGAACGACGGCGGTGGAACCAGCAGGAAAAAATAGCTAACAGTTGGTTTGGAGAGCAAGCAAAAGAGGGGAAATGAGCGGAGAATGCTGAAGTGGAAACCATCCCTCACACCTTCACAACCCCACCAAGGAGCTGATTTTCGGCATGACTGTCACTTACCTGATGAGCATAGCGCACGGGACTGTCAGCATGATGAAAAGCGTATGTTGGGGTGAAAGGCCGACTTGAGTGAGGCCGGCGTAAAGGAGGGCCCCTGCAACACCGGCCCCACCCGTCCCCGATCCCCAGCCCCCGAGTACGTCCCTTCGACAGGCAggaaagtaaagtaaaaaaaaaacatatcatgaTATATATCCTGTATTTGTGTACTTAAACATAGAGTATGTACAAGGAAACATACCTGCTATAGAAGACGGTGAGAGAAAGGAAAGATAATTCTCCAAATCCTGCACTGGCACTGGCAAAAATCACGCCTAAAGTGGATAGAAAGAAAATCAACACCATGCATCTACGCCATTACAGGCGTTTACATCCTTTTGTAGGTCACAATTCATGCTGTACCGTATAGTTCAGACCCAGTCCTAATGACTCACTTGttaaatacatcaataaatatGCCTGTCAGTCCGACAAGTATAATTAGCagattatacatatatatcatatcaaaGTTCTTACCAACAATGCTCATCCACACACTTGAAGAGAAGGACACAATGAGGAAGCTTCCTGCAGCCATgaccacacacaataacactcgaactctggaaaaaaatacatattgtatatttagGCACACACTCACATCAAACAATACTTGCTTTAGCTCCCATTTAGTGTTACTGGAAGATGGCGTATACAGTAAGTATAGGAAGTACATGCCTGTTTCTCATAGGGATTACATTCCAGGACCACATGCACAGGGTGACAAAGTGGTGCAAAGAAACATAAGACCTAACAATAAAATGTCACCTGACACGCTGGACACTAATATGGCCGCATATTTGACATACGTTACATGACATAACGACATGCATGGACGGTGGGGGCCAAGGAACATAACATTTAGGATGTGTACTGCGCTATATATGATTCTACTAGTGAATCATCCATTGCAGGGGTAGTGATGACTTCATTACCCATAAGGCACTTGGTGGACGAGCAGAGGAGCAGACAGCTTGATGATGAGGGTTGGAAGGATGTCAGCTAAAAGCACAGCCTGAGGACAAAAGGAATGGAATCATATTTTTGCACATTATTGCTgttacacataaatatataacaatcaTTTTTGATCCCTCATTTTAAACACAAATGTGAAAAGAAAGATGAAAAAGTATTCTTTTCTGAAGTTATTATTTCACATTACAGAAGATCCCCACTTGTCATGGGAGTGATGTTCCACACCTAcctacttttgtttgtttctttcggctttttcctgattacggagtcgccacagcggatctttttgatcggCATACTggtttttggcttgagccctttatattctgAATACCGATGGTGCTTCGTCAGATAGGGCGTCCGGAATATAAAGAGCTCAAGCCACcagcaaatggcaaaaatatgaAAGTAACTGACTCATAgagtatatatagtgtatatatagtgTGAAGTGTGTGctgttcaataaataaatggcaCTTACGGCAGTTGAGACAGGATTGCAATCATAGCGGCTGCTGTTGGCAGCCTTCACATCTTCAACTTCCAATATTGTTAAAGAGGAGTTCTGTAAAGAAAaagattctattttttttacaattcttTTTTCATGAGCAGAACATTGTTGAATATGGTGCAAAAAAACTATCATAAGCAGAATGAAATTATAATACTGTGTTGATGATGATTGATATCTCATTGATGAAGAGGTTCCATCTGGTGCAGCTGTCACTTTGCAGGCACAACAAGTATGTTATAAAGGTGTACTTACATACACCGTGCCATTGTGGGTCTCTTGTTTTTGAAGGATATCTTCAGCAGCACTAAGCATGACCACATATGCAAAATTGTTGCACAGTCCAAGTAACCTGAGAAGAGCAATGGTAAATAACACTTACACAAACAACGACTAACAAGACAGAAACCACCAAACATTAATAAGGTAGACAACACATATTCCCCTGGAACTTGTTCCTTTGGTCATTTGCATTTTACTAGTTGTAATAAACACTCCAAATAGTTTTCATGTTCAGTACAACACATAACCACACTTGATTCCTATTCAATTATTTGAAATGACACTCACCAAAATCCGACCCAATTGCGCCATTGTCTACAACGACCTGTAAAGAATACATTCATAACAACATTACAGTATTCTATATTTACAGTGACAATATATTACTGAGGAAGAATTCCTACTCACTGTTCGTATGTATTTCTTGAATAATGTCTGCGTTGACAGACTGCTCCatgtttatgaataaattaCATATACTTTATAAACCGCATGAGAATAATCAACTACGCCAGTGtcatacaaaaattaaaatcgTAAAGTCAGCAGACCCCAGGGCCCGGAAgtgcatttttctgttttgttttgctacTTCTTCTACTACGAAATCGGCAACTGGTTGCAATACTGCCCCCTGCTGTACAATACTCAGTAGTACAGTATGAAGATGTATGTTGCCAAtggcacttgttttttttcttcattgttaaTAATGTGCGTGTGTGACATTATCAAATAGCCACATCGACGTTGTTTTGTTCTCTTTGATAGaatactatatttttattttgtcttctaTTTCCATTGAAGGCACCACGTTTTTTTAACTGCATAGAACCGGGACTCGCGGGTATTCGTCTGTGTTAACTCGTTCACTTATCCTGCTAAAAAAAAGGAACGCAGGTAAAATGTCATTAATTGTGTAATTATCCTAACTGCATTAGGCTAGGCTAGGTAGCCATAGGtcaccgccatattggatgtggcaacAGAACGGAGATTTAATTCGTGTTCCGCATGGACTTGGACTGCCAACTGGTTTACGCGCCAAACGAGGTCTTACTTGAGGCTGTTTCATTTCCAGCCTGCTTTATTACGTTTGCtaatacattttcatgtataTAAGGGGAAAGTACTCCATTCACTTTAGTGACTTACTTTCACAAAAGGTAGTTTTGTTGTACTAGTGACTctactgacccctagtggccTGTGGTAGAAAGACTGAGATCGTGACCTCATCAGTGCTTTTAACATTTCTTTATTCTGCGagcatgaatggttgtttttgtgtcatgtgacttccCGGCGGCCATTCCTGGTGTgcctcgcctcttgccccaagtcagctgggataggagcTCCATCTGACTCTGCAGCGCTGGAGATGTTCTAATGGTATAAAAATAGATTGGTTTGGTATCTTGTATATGTACAATGAAATTATTAGAAGTATAAGTAGCACATTTATTCAATTCAAGTCTGTCAACTGTTGACAGATGCTACCCATTTAAACAAATTAGCATTTCATATTTTGAAACATGATCATGGGATTTGCCAAATATCGTGTGTAAGGAAAGTAGCTGATCAGGCAGAGAGACGTACAGCAGCTGAGAGCGCGTTTCTGAATGAAGACATGATCCCTGGTGGCCGCTACG comes from Doryrhamphus excisus isolate RoL2022-K1 chromosome 15, RoL_Dexc_1.0, whole genome shotgun sequence and encodes:
- the cln3 gene encoding battenin isoform X3 produces the protein MEQSVNADIIQEIHTNSRCRQWRNWVGFWLLGLCNNFAYVVMLSAAEDILQKQETHNGTVYNSSLTILEVEDVKAANSSRYDCNPVSTAAVLLADILPTLIIKLSAPLLVHQVPYGVRVLLCVVMAAGSFLIVSFSSSVWMSIVGVIFASASAGFGELSFLSLTVFYSRDVLGGWGSGTGGAGVAGALLYAGLTQVGLSPQHTLFIMLTVPCAMLISYFFLLVPPPSFPQWKRREMDEPVASDERQRLMDECHEEQEACGRAESRYVPLTLQDKFHIIKDLMPFICPLGLVYYAEYFINQGLMELLYFPNFFLSHAEQYRWYQTLYQVVNALLLLLAVRYYFLPSAWLVFPIIFYEGLLGGAAYVNTFYFISKETEDRQREFAMAAASVGDSLGIALAGVTAFPVHRYFCSL
- the cln3 gene encoding battenin isoform X2 — encoded protein: MEQSVNADIIQEIHTNSRCRQWRNWVGFWLLGLCNNFAYVVMLSAAEDILQKQETHNGTVYNSSLTILEVEDVKAANSSRYDCNPVSTAAVLLADILPTLIIKLSAPLLVHQVPYGVRVLLCVVMAAGSFLIVSFSSSVWMSIVGVIFASASAGFGELSFLSLTVFYSRDVLGGWGSGTGGAGVAGALLYAGLTQVGLSPQHTLFIMLTVPCAMLISYFFLLVPPPSFPQWKRREMDEPVASDERQRLMDECHEEQEACGRESRYVPLTLQDKFHIIKDLMPFICPLGLVYYAEYFINQGLMELLYFPNFFLSHAEQYRWYQTLYQVGVFVSRSSLCCVKIRKLWGLAGLQVVNALLLLLAVRYYFLPSAWLVFPIIFYEGLLGGAAYVNTFYFISKETEDRQREFAMAAASVGDSLGIALAGVTAFPVHRYFCSL
- the cln3 gene encoding battenin isoform X1; the encoded protein is MEQSVNADIIQEIHTNSRCRQWRNWVGFWLLGLCNNFAYVVMLSAAEDILQKQETHNGTVYNSSLTILEVEDVKAANSSRYDCNPVSTAAVLLADILPTLIIKLSAPLLVHQVPYGVRVLLCVVMAAGSFLIVSFSSSVWMSIVGVIFASASAGFGELSFLSLTVFYSRDVLGGWGSGTGGAGVAGALLYAGLTQVGLSPQHTLFIMLTVPCAMLISYFFLLVPPPSFPQWKRREMDEPVASDERQRLMDECHEEQEACGRAESRYVPLTLQDKFHIIKDLMPFICPLGLVYYAEYFINQGLMELLYFPNFFLSHAEQYRWYQTLYQVGVFVSRSSLCCVKIRKLWGLAGLQVVNALLLLLAVRYYFLPSAWLVFPIIFYEGLLGGAAYVNTFYFISKETEDRQREFAMAAASVGDSLGIALAGVTAFPVHRYFCSL